A section of the Scleropages formosus chromosome 16, fSclFor1.1, whole genome shotgun sequence genome encodes:
- the hmgb2a gene encoding high mobility group protein B2a has product MGKDPNKPRGKTSSYAFFVQTCREEHKKKHPGTAVNFAEFSKKCSERWRTMSAKEKSKFEEMAKTDKARYEREMKTYVPPKGAKGSKRKKDPNAPKRPPSAFFVFCSEHRPKVKNDNPGISIGDIAKKLGEMWAKQSAKEKAPYEQKAAKLKEKYEKDVAAYRAKSGDAGKKGGPGRPAGAKKAEPMDDDDDEEEEDDEEEEDDDDDEDD; this is encoded by the exons ATGGGCAAAGATCCGAACAAGCCGAGGGGAAAGACGTCCTCCTACGCCTTCTTCGTGCAGACGTGCCGGGAGGAGCACAAGAAGAAGCACCCGGGCACCGCCGTGAACTTCGCCGAGTTCTCGAAGAAGTGCTCGGAGCGATGGCGGACCATGTCGGCCAAGGAGAAGAGCAAGTTTGAGGAGATGGCGAAGACCGACAAGGCGCGCTACGAGCGCGAGATGAAGACCTACGTTCCCCCCAAGGGGGCAAAGGGCAGCAAGCGGAAGAAGGATCCCAACGCCCCCAAGCGTCCGCC GTCCGCGTTCTTCGTCTTCTGCTCCGAGCACCGTCCCAAGGTGAAGAACGATAACCCGGGCATCTCCATCGGAGACATCGCGAAAAAGCTGGGCGAGATGTGGGCCAAGCAGAGCGCCAAGGAAAAGGCGCCCTACGAACAGAAGGCGGCGAAGCTGAAGGAGAAGTATGAGAAG GATGTGGCTGCGTACCGTGCCAAGTCGGGGGACGCCGGCAAGAAGGGGGGCCCCGGTCGGCCAGCTGGGGCCAAGAAGGCTGAGCCGAtggatgatgacgatgatgaggaggaggaagatgatgaggaagaggaggatgatgacgatgatgaggACGATTAG